Part of the Bacteriovorax stolpii genome, AAACGTTCTCTAAGTGAGAAACGATTGGTGAATTTAACTAATGAATATCTCGAGAAATGTTTAATGTACCTGGATATGGAGATGGAAAACGGTCCGTCGGACGTATCAAGAAGTGATGTGATAACGTTCTTTTATTGAGCGTAAATTATCAATAGAACATTGACCCGCAGAGACCCGGTGGCCGCCCCACCGGGTTTTTGTGATTTTAGGGGTCATAAAAATATTACCTGCCCTAAGAAACTAACTGGATTCTGTTGTATAAAGACGAGGATGACGAATATGATTAACGACCTACAATTTGCCTATCTAAAGAAAAAATATCACATTGATACAAGTGCACCGGCATCTGAAAACCGTCTAACTTTAGATAAGATTTTCGTCGATGATTTCCCTTCAAAAATTAAAGATAAATTCGTTGTAGATTTTGGCTGCGGCTTAGGTGGAGACACCGAAGCAATGGCCCAGTGGGGTGCTAAACTTTCCCTAGGTCTTGAAATCAGACCAGAGCTGGTGGCAGACAACTTAGAACGTATTCAACTTCCAAACTGCACTTTTGCGACGACTCTCCCTGAGAATCTTCAATCGCAGGCAGACTTAATTATCTCTATCGATGCTTTCGAGCACTTCGATCAGCCAGCAGAAATGTTAAAAATCATGTACAACTGTCTTCGCCCTGGTGGCGAAGCTTATATTAGTTTCGGACCTACATGGTATCACCCACATGGAGGGCACGCCTTCTCTGTCTTCCCATGGTCGCATTTACTTTTTACTGAAAAAGCTCTGATTCGCTGGAGAAATCAGTTTTATCATGATGGTGCGACGAAGTTTAATGAAGTCGCCGGTGGTCTTAATCAGCTTTCAATTGCTGACTTTGAAAAGATCTTTAATGAAAGTCCATTTGAAATCATCGAGCTCAACTGCAAACCGATCAAAGGCAAAAAGTGGCTACAAAAACTCCTGGGTAGAGAATTCGCTACCAGTATGGTGCTTGTACGCTTAAGAAAGCCACTGGCAATCCACTAAAAATTTATTCTTTTTTACCTTGAGAATTGATGTAGTCTTTCCACTCTTGCTGGATTTTTGCATCACTTTTTTGCAGCTCTTTTTGCAGCTTTGTCTGAAGCTCTACCAGCTCCTTTCTGTCTGCATCACTAAGCTCATTGTCTTTTGTCAGGTCGACAACTTTATTAAGAAATTCATAATAGGCATTGCATTCTTCACCGACAGCATCACACGGAATTGCTCTGGTCGCCTCTACTCCATCGGCCATATAGTTCATGACTTTTACATCTGGTTCATTCATCAGTTTATTGACAACTTCATTGATCTGCACGACTTGCTTAGAGTACTGGCCAATTGTGACAGCTGGTTTCTCTGGTGTTTTAGTACATGAATACAACGAAAGAGTTGCAAGTGATAAAAGTAGAACGCTTTTCATACTATCTCCAAACGGCAAGGATCACGCCCATCATTGACACTCCCACAAGTGGATAAGAGATATTAATGAAAGCAAGCTTAATAGGTTTCATAAAAAAATAATGGTTCGGAAGCATTGTCGTCAAAGAAAATCCCAGCCAACATAAAAAGCCGAGTTTTAAACCCTCTAATGCCGTCGTAGCCCCTGTTGTAATAATAAAATAGCTCAACACCAATGCCATGATGATGTAAGAGATAAACGAGGCAAAATAACCGTGAGTCACAGCATTTTGAGATTCGTGTTCACTCATTTTATCAGGATTTAACCCCATCAGCTTCATCCATGGCCTGCTAAAAAGAAAAGCATACCACAAAAAGCCCAGCACCATATTGAGCACGGCACAAACAAGAATAGCGGAAAAATTGAATTGTAAAAACATAAAATCTCCCGTGAGGGCACAACCCTCAGGGAGATTCTAAATCAGATATGATTAGTTAGAAAGTCTTAAATACTAACTGCGCCTTCGAATGTACAAGCTGGTTTATTGCTTACACCTGCGTTGCCACAAGCTAGGTAGTCAACGATATCAGGGTTCGTTCTTAGCGATGTTCCAATGCGGAAGTCACCAGACGGGTGGATACCTTCATCACCAGTTCCACATAGGTTTGCCCAGCTGCTTACAAGAAGTGCATCTGTTTCAGCAAAAGAGTAGTTTTGTGACCTAGCGTGAATGTTTAGAGCTTTCATCCCCCAAGCATCAGCAATCAACTCACCAGCGTGGCTTGTTACAACTTTCATGTTACACGCAGCTGGGTCTTTTTCATTTTTCTTACAGAATTTTTTATCGTCGTCTGTCTTATTGAATTTATCAACGTAGTTGTCAGCTAAACACCCCATGAATGGTTTGTATAGTTCGTTTCCAAGTTTGCTGTTATCTAAGTGGTGACCCATTTCGTGAGAGATAGCAAGAAGGATACTGTTGAATCTTTCTCTCATATCCGGCTCCTGGCTCATCGTGATTAGGAATCCTGGACAGATTAAAACGTATTTGTCATTTCCTAATGTTGTAGCAAAAGCATTTGCCACCATACCATCAGATCCACATGCGTTGTTTAGAAGTTGCGCTAGAATGTTGTCTTCCATTCCTGTTCTCTCAAGGAAGTCACCAAAGTTACCAACGATAATCTGGTCGATGATTCCTGACATAACAATCTTAGTTGTATTATCAAAACGGCTTTCTGAAATACCGCGCTTCATGTATGACTTAAGAAGATTTACGTTGGCCGGGTCAGTAACAACAGTTTCAATTCCCACAACTCTCTTCTTAGCTGCACGCATGATCTCTTGGTTTCTAATTTTGTATGATTGAATCGCACGCTTAATGAAGTGAAACTTAGAAATATTTTTCTTCATTTCTTCAATTCTTGGCCCTGACGCTTTTGAAGCTTCTGCTGCAATTTCGCTTTTTAGCTTATTGATGTAGATATCTCTTTGGGCCCTTTGAGCTTGAGTTTCTGTACAGATCTTTTTTAGAGGATCAGCACAGACAGTTGATTCTTGAGAAAAGGCAGAAAAGCTAAAAGCAGCTGCCGTAAGCGCGCAAGCGAGAACTAAAGATTTAGACTTCATAACGACTCCGTTTGGGGGTGAGGGGTTCGCGTACAATTTTAGGTATTCTGTCACTTTCAGAAATTTCCTCAAGTTACCGCTGTAAAAAGGTAATGACTTGTCTAAAAAGTAGTCACTTTTTGGAGTAAAACCCATTATAATCACGAAAAAAGGAAGACCATACTATGACCCCAAACGATTACCTAAGAAGCCTGCGCTACCTACTCGACATCAGCGACTATAAAGTCGTGGAGATCATCAAACTCTCTGGCCCAACGGTGTCATTAGATGAAGTGCGCGCTTACTTTAAAGACGAAGAAGATCCGGGCTACATCAAGTGTAGCGATGAGATGATCGCTCACTTTTTAGATGGCATGGTTTATTACAAGCGTGGAAAAGACGAGAGCAAAACTCCTCCACCTTTTGAACTGCCCGTTACGAACAATGTCGTTTTAAAGAAAGTTAAGGTGGCCTTTGCCCTTAAAGAAGAAGATATGCACGATGCTATGTCCCGAGCAGGCTTTAAAGTTGGCCGCTCTGAATTTAGCGCTCTTCTTCGCAAGAAAGGTCATGAAAACTACCGCGAATGCGGTGACCAATTCCTAAGAAACTTTTTAAAAGGTTTGACACTAAAAGAGCGCGGATAGAAAATTTTTCTATGAAAAATTTAATTCTATTCGTTTTTCTTTTATCTCTTATTACCTCTTGCTCGAATAGCTCCGGTAGCGGAAGCAGTAAATCTCTTCCAGGTGGGGCGACGGCAACCTTTGATGCTGAAAATGCCAAAGGTGACCGCTCGATTCCAAGTACTGGCTGCTCAATTTCAACATGGGTGAATACATCAAATAGTTCTTTAAATGGAAACTTAGACTGCTCTCTTGGCGGTGGTTTTGCCGGCAATGGCATTTTCACCAGCCCTTATCGTTTTGAATTTAACGGAACAAGCACAGTTGTTACAACAAATATCAATGCTCAGCCAAACACGATGAGCAGCACTACGTGGATGGCCTGGGTTTACCCAACCAGCACAACTTTTCAGCACGTACTTTCACTAGACAATCACTCAGGAGCTTTTAACCGCGCTCTCGTTCTTCAAAATAGCAACTGGTCTGCCTTCACTGGAACATCGACAACTTTTGAATCACACTCCGTTGATCTAAATCAATGGCAACACGTGGCCATAGTCTACACACCATCTGGCATTACTATTTATAAAAATGGGACAGCTTCAAGTTTCGGCTCTGCACCGACAATCAACAACACTGCTCAAACATTTACCATTGGTCGTTCTGCGGCCGGAGGATGGGATTACTTCCAAGGTGCAATTGCCTGGGTTGCTGTTTATCCTAGAGAACTTGGTAAAAGTGAAGTCCAAAGCGCGTGTCGTGCCCTGGCCAACCGCTTTGATGCCATTGTTTGCGACAGCAATTAATGATCGAAGTATTTACCAAAGAGTCTTTTAAAGAAATGCCGTGGAAAAACGGCGGTGGTTCTACTTTAGAGCTTTATAGAATACCCAATGAAGGCGACTTCAACTTCCGCCTATCTATGGCGACAGTCAGCTCTGATGGCCCCTTCTCTCACTTTTCTGGAATTGAGCGCATTTTACTTTTAGTGGAAGGAGCAGGTTTTCGATTAAATAAAAATCCTCAATCTATAACAATGGACACTTCTTTTTCTCCCATTACGTTCGCCGGAGAAGATGACATTTACTGCCAACTAATTCAAGGCACTTGCCGTGACTTTAACGTTATGACCAGAAGGGATTTTGCCACAAGCACTCTTAGCATCACTGAGGTGGATGGAAAAAATCCATTAAAGCTCAAAGCACTCTGCCCTTTAAAGTTTATTTATGATACTCATGCTCAAACATTAACCAAAATGGATCAGGGTGATGAACGTGAGTTTGGGGGATCAAATCCAACTCGCCTTTTAATCATCGACGTTAACCTTGTATGAGCGCGGGCAAAACATCTTTTTATGAGCATAACTATCAGGAGCTGGAGACGCTTCTGGAAACTCATGCCATCAATCCAAAAAGTGCTTCACTTCTTTTCCGTCACCACTACAAAGAAAAAAAACTCTCGCCTTGTGAGCACCACAATCTTTCAAAAGCTGCTCGCTCATATGTCGCTGAGAATTTTGATTTTAGTCTTCCTGAAATCGACTACGTTCATGAGTCAACAGATCAGACAGTTAAGCTTTTAGTAAAATTAAAAGACGATCAAAAAGTTGAATGTGTGCTTATTCCTTTTCAAAACAAATACACCATCTGCCTTTCAACTCAGGTTGGGTGTGCGATGAAGTGCTCTTTCTGTTTTACCGGAACTCAGGGGTTAAAAAGAAACCTAGAGACTTCTGAAATCATCGGTCAGTTTATTCTTGCCTGGAACTGGCTGGAAAAAAACCGTCCGGATGATCACCAGTTAAAAAATATCGTTTACATGGGACAAGGTGAACCTCTTCACAATTTCTCAGCGGTTAAAAAAGCATCTGAAATTTTTCTCGACCAGCATGGAATGAGTTTAGGAATTCAAAAAATTACTGTTTCAACTGCAGGATATCTTCCTGGGCTAAAACGCTGGAATGAAGAAATGCCGGGAGTGAATCTCGCTCTTTCTCTACATTCAGTCATTGAAGAAAAAAGAAATAAACTCATCCCCATTAATCAGCGCTACTCACTTCAGGAAGTCATGGATTATATCGACACGATTCCTCTGGCGAGAAAACAGTACGTCATTTACGAATACTTATTAATCAAAGATTTTAACGATACAGAAGAAGACGCTCATGCAACAGGAG contains:
- a CDS encoding class I SAM-dependent methyltransferase: MINDLQFAYLKKKYHIDTSAPASENRLTLDKIFVDDFPSKIKDKFVVDFGCGLGGDTEAMAQWGAKLSLGLEIRPELVADNLERIQLPNCTFATTLPENLQSQADLIISIDAFEHFDQPAEMLKIMYNCLRPGGEAYISFGPTWYHPHGGHAFSVFPWSHLLFTEKALIRWRNQFYHDGATKFNEVAGGLNQLSIADFEKIFNESPFEIIELNCKPIKGKKWLQKLLGREFATSMVLVRLRKPLAIH
- the rlmN gene encoding 23S rRNA (adenine(2503)-C(2))-methyltransferase RlmN codes for the protein MSAGKTSFYEHNYQELETLLETHAINPKSASLLFRHHYKEKKLSPCEHHNLSKAARSYVAENFDFSLPEIDYVHESTDQTVKLLVKLKDDQKVECVLIPFQNKYTICLSTQVGCAMKCSFCFTGTQGLKRNLETSEIIGQFILAWNWLEKNRPDDHQLKNIVYMGQGEPLHNFSAVKKASEIFLDQHGMSLGIQKITVSTAGYLPGLKRWNEEMPGVNLALSLHSVIEEKRNKLIPINQRYSLQEVMDYIDTIPLARKQYVIYEYLLIKDFNDTEEDAHATGAFLKGRQAIINLIPFNPFPGSDFERSTDESILRFQKIIETYNLPALIRTTKGDDILAACGQLNTKSPGNNSKAVQ
- a CDS encoding HutD/Ves family protein, coding for MIEVFTKESFKEMPWKNGGGSTLELYRIPNEGDFNFRLSMATVSSDGPFSHFSGIERILLLVEGAGFRLNKNPQSITMDTSFSPITFAGEDDIYCQLIQGTCRDFNVMTRRDFATSTLSITEVDGKNPLKLKALCPLKFIYDTHAQTLTKMDQGDEREFGGSNPTRLLIIDVNLV
- a CDS encoding DUF1761 domain-containing protein; protein product: MFLQFNFSAILVCAVLNMVLGFLWYAFLFSRPWMKLMGLNPDKMSEHESQNAVTHGYFASFISYIIMALVLSYFIITTGATTALEGLKLGFLCWLGFSLTTMLPNHYFFMKPIKLAFINISYPLVGVSMMGVILAVWR
- a CDS encoding DUF1456 family protein is translated as MTPNDYLRSLRYLLDISDYKVVEIIKLSGPTVSLDEVRAYFKDEEDPGYIKCSDEMIAHFLDGMVYYKRGKDESKTPPPFELPVTNNVVLKKVKVAFALKEEDMHDAMSRAGFKVGRSEFSALLRKKGHENYRECGDQFLRNFLKGLTLKERG
- a CDS encoding LamG domain-containing protein; the protein is MKNLILFVFLLSLITSCSNSSGSGSSKSLPGGATATFDAENAKGDRSIPSTGCSISTWVNTSNSSLNGNLDCSLGGGFAGNGIFTSPYRFEFNGTSTVVTTNINAQPNTMSSTTWMAWVYPTSTTFQHVLSLDNHSGAFNRALVLQNSNWSAFTGTSTTFESHSVDLNQWQHVAIVYTPSGITIYKNGTASSFGSAPTINNTAQTFTIGRSAAGGWDYFQGAIAWVAVYPRELGKSEVQSACRALANRFDAIVCDSN